The following are encoded together in the Rhodopirellula bahusiensis genome:
- a CDS encoding PSD1 and planctomycete cytochrome C domain-containing protein, with amino-acid sequence MFVRRSNRDHRSTHARQRFILDTKWIRCLSVGLAATLVSSTWASADDTDFFEAKVRPLLIERCYECHSTESGESMGDYRLDSAPAMLAGGSRGASIVPGKADASVLIRAIGYDEPGLEMPPDEKLSDDEILILKHWIDSGATDPRTDEHSSEKPVSPLSRDVRSHWAFVPPERVSGDDLREHNVGVAVNSRDLIDDLSAKYANELGVPVSEMADRDTLLRRLHFDLSGLPPTFDELKSFREDRRPDAFQRRVNRMLADPRMSERMGRHWLDVARYADTIGYTTAGKERTIKGSHRYRDWVLKAFAEDMPFDAMVRHQLAGDRTDPKNESGNADAMGFITIGRKFLSNDDTLDDRIDVITRGLLGLTVSCARCHDHKFDPIPTLDYYSLYNVLNNSVPPEDLDAAASPLMLVDRDKLRRQQVYVRGQRGNRGDDAPRQYLTAFRKSEEIPFETGSGRLDLAEKIISNENPLTARVYVNRVWGHLTGRPLVDSPSDFGFRTAAPSIPETLDDLAADFQSHWSTQRLMRRILSTRIYQQSSITDSVMLSLDPSNTSLARAERRRRDFESLRDCILVGAGQIDRQYGGESVEITSPTITPRRTLYAMINRQNLPGLFRTFDFASPDMHSPERYQTTVPQQALFLLNHSQLSSAALEAAREVKQSHNDVGQQVTTLFQRLLQRQPTASELEEAVAFVRSESLPPLVEADPRELWTYGTANWKDNQLSEFTEFPVFDKNGWQIEGKYPSPGPFSYARLTNEGGHPGHGDNAAVVRRWKSPMDGVVKVTGMVGHRAKQGDGIQAVIRIGGEVVFSEKQFSSNRPLPTKKRKIRKGEFVEFIAHSGSTLSHDSFFWRSKISAASKDGTVVEANSVDDFSGPFQKTETPQLDRLAQLAQVLFLTNEFAFVD; translated from the coding sequence ATGTTCGTCCGCCGATCAAATCGAGACCATCGGTCTACTCATGCGCGCCAGAGGTTCATCCTCGACACGAAGTGGATTCGATGTCTGAGTGTCGGGCTGGCCGCAACGCTGGTTTCATCGACGTGGGCGAGTGCCGATGACACAGACTTCTTCGAGGCCAAGGTCCGGCCACTGCTGATCGAACGTTGTTACGAATGCCATTCAACTGAATCTGGCGAGTCGATGGGAGATTATCGGCTGGACTCCGCGCCGGCGATGCTCGCCGGTGGGTCACGCGGTGCGTCGATCGTTCCTGGCAAGGCGGATGCCAGCGTACTGATCCGTGCGATCGGCTACGACGAACCCGGGCTGGAGATGCCGCCGGACGAGAAGCTCAGTGATGACGAAATCTTGATTCTTAAACATTGGATTGATTCAGGAGCGACCGATCCGCGGACCGACGAGCATTCGTCGGAAAAGCCTGTGTCGCCGCTCAGTCGTGACGTCCGTTCGCACTGGGCGTTTGTTCCGCCGGAACGCGTGAGCGGAGACGATTTGCGAGAACACAATGTTGGCGTCGCCGTTAACTCTCGCGATTTGATAGATGACTTGTCAGCGAAGTACGCCAATGAACTTGGGGTCCCCGTCAGCGAGATGGCCGACCGAGATACGCTGCTTCGTCGGTTGCACTTCGATTTGTCCGGACTCCCGCCGACCTTCGACGAACTCAAGTCGTTCCGAGAAGATCGTCGTCCGGACGCGTTTCAGCGGCGTGTGAATCGGATGTTGGCGGACCCTCGCATGAGCGAGCGAATGGGGCGGCATTGGTTGGACGTCGCTCGCTATGCGGACACGATCGGGTACACCACGGCTGGCAAAGAGAGGACGATCAAAGGATCCCATCGCTACCGTGATTGGGTCTTGAAGGCGTTCGCGGAAGACATGCCGTTTGATGCAATGGTGCGTCATCAATTGGCGGGAGATCGAACAGATCCCAAAAATGAAAGCGGCAACGCCGATGCGATGGGATTCATCACCATCGGGCGGAAGTTCTTGTCGAACGATGACACGCTGGATGACCGCATTGATGTGATCACCCGAGGATTGTTGGGGCTGACGGTTTCGTGTGCTCGATGTCACGATCACAAATTCGATCCGATTCCCACGTTGGACTATTACTCGCTCTACAACGTGCTTAACAACAGTGTGCCGCCGGAGGACTTGGACGCCGCCGCGAGCCCGCTGATGTTGGTCGATCGCGACAAACTTCGTCGGCAACAGGTTTACGTTCGAGGCCAGCGGGGCAATCGCGGAGATGACGCCCCACGTCAATACCTAACCGCGTTCCGTAAGTCAGAGGAGATCCCTTTTGAGACGGGCAGCGGTCGTTTGGATCTCGCGGAAAAGATCATCTCGAACGAGAACCCGCTGACCGCTCGTGTGTACGTCAACCGTGTGTGGGGACATCTGACCGGGCGACCGCTTGTCGATTCACCCAGTGATTTTGGTTTTCGAACCGCCGCTCCGTCGATCCCAGAAACGCTTGATGATTTGGCGGCGGACTTTCAATCGCACTGGAGCACGCAGCGTTTGATGCGTCGCATCCTGTCGACTCGGATTTACCAGCAGTCATCCATCACAGACTCAGTGATGCTCTCTTTGGATCCGAGCAACACTTCGTTGGCAAGAGCGGAAAGACGTCGACGTGATTTTGAATCGTTGCGTGATTGCATTTTAGTCGGTGCGGGCCAAATTGATCGCCAATACGGAGGCGAGTCGGTTGAGATCACATCGCCGACCATCACGCCTCGCCGAACGTTGTATGCGATGATCAATCGTCAGAATTTGCCAGGGCTGTTTCGAACGTTTGATTTCGCCAGTCCCGATATGCATTCGCCCGAACGCTATCAAACGACGGTGCCGCAGCAAGCGTTGTTCTTGTTGAATCATTCGCAGCTATCGTCGGCCGCGTTGGAAGCAGCCCGTGAAGTGAAGCAAAGTCACAACGATGTCGGCCAACAAGTGACAACCTTGTTTCAGCGATTGCTTCAACGGCAGCCGACCGCTTCGGAGTTGGAAGAAGCCGTCGCGTTCGTTCGATCAGAAAGTTTGCCTCCTTTGGTGGAAGCTGATCCACGAGAGTTGTGGACGTATGGAACAGCAAACTGGAAAGACAATCAACTCAGTGAATTCACCGAGTTTCCCGTCTTTGACAAAAATGGCTGGCAGATCGAAGGCAAGTATCCGAGTCCGGGACCATTCAGTTACGCTCGGTTGACCAACGAAGGCGGTCACCCGGGGCACGGTGACAACGCGGCCGTCGTTCGGCGTTGGAAGAGTCCGATGGATGGTGTCGTGAAAGTCACCGGGATGGTCGGCCATCGTGCCAAGCAAGGAGATGGCATCCAAGCAGTGATTCGCATCGGCGGCGAGGTTGTATTCAGCGAAAAACAATTCAGCAGCAATCGACCTCTGCCAACGAAGAAGCGGAAGATTCGCAAAGGCGAGTTTGTTGAGTTCATCGCTCACAGCGGTTCGACATTGAGCCACGATAGCTTCTTCTGGCGATCCAAGATTTCGGCTGCTTCAAAAGACGGCACGGTGGTCGAAGCCAACTCGGTGGACGACTTCAGTGGACCATTTCAAAAGACCGAAACGCCTCAGTTGGACCGCCTCGCGCAGCTGGCCCAGGTATTGTTCCTCACCAACGAATTCGCATTCGTGGATTGA
- a CDS encoding DUF1501 domain-containing protein has translation MNLNFSRREALKACGMGLGSLALTDALCRESVASGLPNPADFGGEVMPHFPAKAKRVIHLFMNGGPSQVDSFDRKPALEEFDGKTAPMANLKTERPTGNVMRSPYKWDKYGECGLEVSELFEHTAKHADDLCVINSMYADVPNHEPSLLLMNCGEARLIRPAMGSWLTYGLGSDNENLPSFIAMCPGGYPIKESQNWQNGFLPGKYQGTYIDSSFATVERLLENIRGRSVHPTNQREQLDLLAKLNQQHASERGNDPRLESRIESFELAYRMQSEASEAFDISRETEETRTMYGDGDFARQALIARRLVERGVRFVQLYTGAGQPWDSHDDLDKAHRRVAKGVDQGIGALLSDLKRTGLLDETLVIWGGEFGRTPVVEMPKEGSNQGKMNGRDHNHYGFTMWMAGGGVNAGTRVGATDELGFKAVENRVHVHDMHATVLRLMGYDHKRLTYRYAGRDFRLTDVHGRIVDEIIG, from the coding sequence ATGAATCTCAATTTCTCTCGACGCGAAGCGTTGAAGGCATGCGGAATGGGCTTGGGCTCACTCGCGTTGACCGATGCACTCTGCCGCGAAAGCGTTGCATCCGGGTTGCCAAATCCAGCGGATTTCGGTGGGGAAGTGATGCCACACTTTCCCGCGAAAGCCAAACGTGTCATTCACCTGTTCATGAACGGTGGCCCCAGCCAAGTGGACTCGTTTGATCGCAAGCCGGCGCTCGAAGAGTTCGATGGTAAGACTGCTCCAATGGCAAACCTGAAGACCGAACGCCCGACCGGCAACGTGATGCGTTCGCCTTACAAATGGGACAAGTACGGTGAGTGCGGGTTGGAAGTCAGTGAGCTGTTCGAACACACCGCCAAGCACGCGGATGATTTGTGTGTGATCAACAGCATGTACGCGGACGTTCCAAATCACGAGCCGTCATTGTTGCTGATGAATTGCGGCGAAGCCCGATTGATTCGTCCAGCAATGGGATCATGGCTCACCTATGGATTGGGCAGTGACAACGAGAATCTGCCTTCGTTCATCGCGATGTGCCCGGGTGGTTACCCGATCAAGGAATCGCAGAATTGGCAGAACGGGTTCTTACCTGGCAAATACCAAGGCACCTACATCGACAGCAGTTTCGCGACGGTCGAACGGTTGCTGGAAAACATCCGTGGCCGTTCGGTTCACCCGACGAACCAGCGTGAGCAGTTGGATCTGCTTGCAAAGTTGAATCAGCAACACGCGTCCGAGCGAGGCAATGATCCGCGTTTGGAATCACGCATCGAATCGTTCGAGCTTGCCTACCGAATGCAGAGCGAAGCGTCGGAAGCGTTCGACATCAGTCGCGAAACGGAAGAAACTCGCACGATGTATGGCGACGGCGACTTTGCGCGGCAAGCCTTGATCGCTCGGCGGCTGGTCGAACGAGGCGTCCGATTTGTACAGCTCTACACCGGTGCCGGCCAGCCTTGGGACAGCCACGACGACTTGGACAAGGCTCACCGGCGAGTTGCCAAGGGTGTCGACCAAGGGATCGGGGCTTTGTTGAGCGATCTGAAGCGAACCGGATTGTTGGACGAGACGCTGGTGATTTGGGGCGGAGAATTCGGACGGACTCCCGTCGTGGAAATGCCAAAAGAAGGATCCAACCAAGGCAAGATGAACGGCCGCGACCATAACCACTATGGGTTCACGATGTGGATGGCCGGCGGCGGTGTGAACGCGGGAACGCGAGTGGGTGCAACCGACGAGCTCGGCTTCAAAGCGGTGGAGAACCGCGTTCACGTACACGACATGCACGCGACGGTCTTGCGACTGATGGGTTACGACCACAAGCGGCTGACGTACCGCTACGCCGGTCGCGATTTCAGGTTGACCGACGTCCACGGACGAATCGTCGACGAAATCATTGGTTGA